A single region of the Gemmatimonadales bacterium genome encodes:
- the phaR gene encoding polyhydroxyalkanoate synthesis repressor PhaR has product MTEPRLIKKYPNRRLYDTAESRYITVDDVRRLVLERVDFRILDAKTDEDLTRSTLLQIITEQEENGKPIFSADVLQQVIRFYGDTVQSLASDFLERSLAVFAEQQERYEQQLRGAASANPFTIWTDLSQQNLELWSRMQRGFFDALAAQRARGKAARGPDANGAPG; this is encoded by the coding sequence ATGACCGAGCCGCGCCTCATCAAGAAGTACCCCAACCGGCGTCTCTACGATACCGCCGAGAGCCGGTACATCACCGTGGACGACGTGCGGCGGCTGGTGTTGGAGCGCGTGGACTTCCGCATCCTCGACGCCAAGACCGACGAGGATCTGACGCGAAGCACCCTCCTGCAGATCATCACCGAGCAGGAGGAGAACGGGAAGCCGATCTTCTCCGCGGACGTCCTCCAGCAAGTCATCCGCTTCTACGGCGACACCGTGCAGAGCCTCGCGTCCGATTTCCTCGAGCGGAGCCTCGCGGTGTTTGCCGAGCAGCAGGAGCGCTACGAGCAGCAATTGCGCGGGGCGGCGAGCGCCAACCCGTTCACGATCTGGACCGACCTGAGCCAGCAGAATCTCGAGCTTTGGAGCCGGATGCAGCGGGGATTTTTCGATGCACTGGCGGCGCAGCGTGCGCGCGGCAAGGCAGCGCGTGGCCCCGATGCGAACGGCGCGCCGGGCTGA
- the phbB gene encoding acetoacetyl-CoA reductase — protein MAAAMSWEPDESASRNAAPSPDVAVVTGGIGGIGTAVCRALADAGNRVVATYLPQEAELAQCWLGDRRAEGYHFIALPCDVASYESSVALARTVESTVGPVGVLVNCAGITRDRTLAKMEPSQWFAVLRTNLDSAFNVTRNFIEGMLARRYGRIINISSVNGLKGQFGQTNYSSAKAGLLGFTRSLAREVAPHGVTVNAVAPGYVDTSMVKAIPEPIRESIVEQIPVGRLARPEEIARVVAFLAAEASGYITGATISVNGGLFMA, from the coding sequence ATGGCGGCAGCGATGTCATGGGAACCTGACGAATCGGCCTCACGGAACGCCGCGCCGAGTCCCGACGTCGCCGTCGTTACCGGCGGTATCGGGGGTATCGGCACCGCCGTCTGCCGTGCGCTCGCCGACGCGGGCAACCGCGTGGTCGCGACGTACCTCCCGCAGGAAGCGGAGCTGGCGCAATGCTGGTTGGGCGACCGGCGCGCCGAGGGCTACCATTTCATCGCGCTCCCCTGTGACGTGGCATCCTACGAGAGCAGCGTCGCGCTCGCGCGCACTGTCGAGTCCACGGTGGGTCCGGTAGGGGTGCTGGTGAATTGCGCCGGCATCACGCGGGACCGGACGCTCGCGAAGATGGAGCCGAGCCAGTGGTTCGCAGTCCTCCGCACCAACCTCGACAGCGCGTTCAACGTGACCCGGAATTTCATCGAGGGCATGCTGGCTCGGCGCTACGGCCGGATCATCAACATCTCGTCGGTAAACGGGCTCAAGGGACAGTTCGGCCAGACCAATTACTCATCGGCCAAAGCCGGCCTGCTCGGCTTTACCCGGAGCCTGGCCCGCGAAGTGGCACCGCACGGCGTAACCGTCAACGCGGTGGCGCCGGGGTACGTGGACACCTCGATGGTGAAGGCCATTCCGGAGCCGATCCGTGAAAGCATCGTGGAGCAGATCCCCGTCGGCCGGCTCGCCCGACCGGAGGAGATCGCTCGAGTAGTGGCATTCCTGGCGGCCGAGGCAAGCGGCTACATCACCGGTGCGACCATCTCCGTAAATGGCGGCCTGTTCATGGCATAG
- a CDS encoding phasin family protein, with product MQNELIDQWTKFANAALDAVRQLSDINSRAFKGLAEQQLEAFEVSVQTVTRGLQIAAAPKSYSEVSANQAALANEYGQKLVGIARKSNELLTDAQHEYTGWVEKGVQNAQAAAEQQKKAA from the coding sequence ATGCAGAACGAATTGATCGACCAGTGGACCAAGTTCGCAAACGCCGCGCTCGATGCGGTCCGCCAGCTGAGCGACATCAACAGCCGGGCGTTCAAGGGCCTCGCCGAGCAGCAGCTCGAGGCGTTCGAGGTCTCGGTTCAGACCGTCACCAGAGGCCTGCAGATCGCCGCCGCACCCAAGAGCTACTCGGAGGTGTCGGCCAACCAGGCGGCACTCGCCAATGAGTACGGCCAGAAGCTCGTCGGCATCGCGCGCAAGAGCAACGAATTGCTCACGGATGCGCAGCACGAGTACACGGGATGGGTGGAGAAGGGCGTGCAGAACGCGCAGGCCGCCGCCGAGCAGCAGAAGAAGGCGGCGTAA
- a CDS encoding class III poly(R)-hydroxyalkanoic acid synthase subunit PhaC, which yields MLPPETFRITPDQAMREMQDFGARLTRGLQTLGDLGEIDVGATAKDVVYREGKMVLYRFRPLARELRRVPVMITYALVNRPYMIDLQEDRSLVRGMLKGGLDVYLIDWGYPDGGDRFLSLDDYINGYMDRCVDVIRRRHALDKINLLGICQGGTFSLCYAALHPEKVRNLITTVTPVDFHTPDNLLSRWVRHLDVDLLVDTLGNIPGELLNWTYLSLKPFRLTGQKYLDMVDQLESPAKAKSFVRMEKWIFDSPDQAGEAFRQFTKDFYQRNALIKGEVSIGGHPVDLTRVAMPVLNIYAADDHLVPPAASRVLGDYVGTDDYTALEFPGGHIGLYVSGKSQATIPPAICRWLSER from the coding sequence GTGCTGCCACCAGAAACGTTTCGGATCACGCCCGATCAGGCCATGCGGGAAATGCAGGATTTCGGCGCCCGCCTCACCCGCGGACTTCAGACGCTCGGCGACCTTGGCGAGATCGACGTCGGCGCGACTGCCAAGGACGTGGTCTACCGCGAGGGCAAGATGGTGCTCTATCGGTTCCGCCCGCTCGCGCGCGAGCTGCGCCGGGTCCCGGTAATGATCACCTACGCGCTGGTCAATCGCCCTTACATGATCGATCTCCAGGAGGATCGATCACTGGTGCGGGGGATGCTCAAGGGCGGCCTCGACGTGTATCTCATCGATTGGGGCTACCCCGACGGAGGCGACCGCTTCCTCTCACTCGACGACTACATCAACGGCTACATGGATCGTTGCGTGGACGTGATCCGACGGCGCCACGCGCTGGACAAGATCAATCTCCTCGGCATTTGTCAGGGCGGCACGTTCTCCCTCTGTTACGCGGCGCTCCACCCAGAAAAGGTTCGCAATCTCATCACGACGGTCACCCCGGTGGACTTCCACACGCCCGACAACCTGCTCAGCCGGTGGGTGCGCCACCTCGACGTCGACCTGCTCGTCGACACCTTGGGCAACATTCCCGGCGAGCTGCTCAACTGGACCTATCTCTCGCTCAAGCCGTTCCGGCTCACCGGCCAGAAGTATCTCGACATGGTGGACCAGCTCGAGAGCCCGGCCAAGGCCAAGAGTTTCGTGCGGATGGAGAAGTGGATTTTCGACAGCCCGGATCAGGCGGGGGAGGCGTTCCGGCAGTTTACCAAGGACTTCTATCAGCGAAACGCATTGATCAAGGGCGAGGTGTCGATCGGCGGCCACCCGGTCGATCTCACGCGGGTGGCGATGCCGGTGCTCAACATCTACGCGGCTGACGACCACCTCGTGCCGCCGGCCGCCTCCAGAGTGCTTGGGGACTACGTGGGGACCGACGACTACACCGCGCTCGAGTTTCCCGGCGGTCACATCGGCCTCTATGTGAGCGGCAAGTCGCAGGCGACCATTCCTCCCGCAATCTGCCGGTGGCTGTCGGAGCGGTAG
- the phbB gene encoding acetoacetyl-CoA reductase, giving the protein MAHKSNGRVALVTGGTGGIGTAICHRLADAGFKVATNFRSAEKTSAWRKTWKGKGYDFATYEADVTDFDGCRQMIERIERDLGPLAVLVNNAGVTYDTTFRKMTPEQWHTVLNTNLDSLFNVTRHVIQGMTERGFGRVINISSINGQRGQIGQTNYAAAKAGMHGFTMALAQEVARKGVTVNTISPGYIATDMVMAMPEDVRKKIIADIPVGRLGTPDEVAYAVNFLASDEAGFITGASISCNGGHHMM; this is encoded by the coding sequence ATGGCCCACAAGTCGAACGGCCGCGTGGCGCTCGTCACCGGCGGCACCGGCGGCATCGGGACGGCCATCTGTCACCGACTGGCCGACGCAGGGTTCAAGGTCGCCACCAACTTCCGCAGCGCGGAGAAGACGAGCGCCTGGCGCAAGACCTGGAAGGGCAAGGGCTACGACTTCGCAACGTACGAAGCCGACGTGACCGACTTCGACGGCTGCCGCCAGATGATCGAACGGATCGAGCGCGACCTGGGTCCGCTCGCCGTGCTCGTAAACAATGCGGGCGTGACGTACGACACCACCTTCCGCAAGATGACCCCCGAGCAGTGGCACACCGTGCTCAACACCAATCTCGACAGCCTCTTCAACGTGACGCGTCACGTGATTCAGGGGATGACCGAGCGCGGGTTCGGTCGGGTGATCAATATCTCGTCCATCAACGGGCAACGGGGTCAGATCGGCCAGACCAACTACGCCGCCGCCAAGGCAGGGATGCACGGCTTCACAATGGCGCTCGCCCAGGAAGTGGCCCGGAAAGGCGTGACAGTGAACACCATCTCCCCCGGATACATCGCCACCGACATGGTCATGGCCATGCCCGAGGATGTCCGCAAGAAGATCATCGCGGACATTCCGGTGGGCCGTCTCGGAACTCCGGACGAGGTGGCGTACGCGGTGAATTTTCTCGCATCGGACGAGGCCGGATTCATCACCGGCGCGAGTATCTCGTGCAACGGGGGCCACCACATGATGTGA
- a CDS encoding acetyl-CoA C-acetyltransferase, with protein MEPVFIIAAGRTAIGSFGGALAGMPASSLGATVIGGLLRRSGLRPEHVDEVILGQVLTAGAGQNPARQAAIQAGLPASTPSMTINKVCGSGLKAVHLAAQAIRCGDAGVIIAGGQENMSLAPHVLPKSRLGTKMGEWALQDSMITDGLWDAFNNYHMGVTAENIAKQFCISREDQDRFAAVSQQRAEAAQKAGRFKDEIIPVEIPQKKGNPVVFDTDEFPRAGTTAEGLGKLRPAFDSSGTVTAGNASGINDGAAAVIVTSESRAKELGLKPLARVVAYASAGVDPAIMGTGPIPATRRCLEKAGWKPADLDLIEANEAFAAQALSVNREIGWDPERVNVNGGAIALGHPIGASGARVLVTLLHEMARRQARRGLATLCIGGGQGVALAVER; from the coding sequence ATGGAACCTGTCTTCATCATCGCCGCCGGCCGCACGGCCATCGGCTCCTTCGGCGGGGCGCTCGCGGGGATGCCGGCCAGCAGTCTTGGGGCGACGGTCATCGGGGGCTTGCTCCGCCGGAGCGGCCTCCGCCCCGAGCATGTTGACGAAGTCATTCTCGGCCAAGTACTTACCGCTGGTGCCGGGCAAAATCCGGCGCGTCAGGCTGCGATCCAGGCGGGGCTCCCCGCGTCCACTCCGTCCATGACGATCAACAAGGTGTGCGGGAGCGGGCTCAAGGCCGTGCATCTCGCCGCCCAGGCGATCCGGTGCGGTGACGCCGGAGTGATCATCGCGGGGGGCCAGGAAAACATGAGCCTCGCGCCGCATGTGCTGCCCAAGTCGCGCCTCGGGACCAAGATGGGTGAATGGGCCCTGCAGGACAGCATGATCACCGACGGGCTCTGGGACGCCTTCAACAACTACCACATGGGCGTCACTGCGGAGAACATCGCGAAACAGTTCTGCATCTCGCGCGAAGATCAGGACCGCTTTGCCGCGGTATCGCAGCAGCGGGCGGAAGCGGCCCAGAAGGCGGGACGCTTCAAAGACGAGATCATCCCCGTCGAAATCCCGCAGAAGAAGGGCAACCCGGTGGTGTTCGACACCGACGAGTTTCCCCGCGCGGGCACCACAGCCGAAGGTCTGGGCAAGCTGCGGCCGGCGTTCGACAGCTCGGGCACGGTCACGGCCGGCAACGCCTCCGGCATCAACGATGGCGCCGCCGCGGTGATCGTCACGTCCGAGAGCCGCGCCAAGGAGCTCGGGCTCAAGCCGCTCGCGCGAGTGGTGGCCTACGCGAGCGCGGGTGTGGACCCGGCCATCATGGGCACGGGGCCGATCCCCGCCACCCGCCGGTGTCTCGAGAAGGCGGGCTGGAAGCCGGCCGACCTCGACCTCATCGAGGCCAACGAGGCCTTCGCGGCGCAGGCGCTGTCAGTGAACCGCGAGATCGGCTGGGACCCGGAGCGCGTCAACGTAAACGGCGGCGCCATCGCACTCGGCCACCCGATCGGAGCGTCGGGCGCGCGGGTGCTGGTGACGTTGCTCCACGAGATGGCGCGGCGGCAGGCCCGGCGCGGGCTGGCGACCCTCTGCATCGGCGGCGGCCAGGGCGTGGCGCTCGCCGTGGAGCGCTGA